The genomic interval GACGGCGAGCGGACCGGCGAACGCCCCGCGCCCCGCGCCCGTGAGCAAGCCGGTAACGATGGCCGCTCCGTAGACCGCGAACGCATGGGCGGCGCCCGCGACTCCGGCCCCACGCGACGACGTGGTCGTGAGCACGAGACCGAGCGCGCATGGGAAAAACAGGGCCTCGGCGGCGGCACCGCCGAACGACCCGAGCACCGCCACGGGCGCGAGCTTCAGCCCCGCCCCGAGCACCTGCACCATCACGAGCGCGCCGACGGCGCATGCACCGACGCCCATGAGCCGCGAGACGGAGAAGCGTGCCCCCGTGAGCGCGAGCGCGAGCGCGACGCCGAACACGACGAGGGCTGCGCCGCACTCGAGCACCGGCGCGAAGCGAGACACGGTCGTGAAGAGCCCCGACGTCGCCGAGCCGCCGTCGAACAGGAAGCCGTAGAAGGCATCGGAGCCGGCTTGAGAAGCGGTCGCTGCGGCTACACCCGACAGGAGGACGAGGCCGAGCACCTCGAGCCGCGGAGGCGCCACCCCGGGAACCACGACGGGCAACGGCCGATAGGGATCGGCACCTCCGGGAGCGAGAGTGGCCTCTCCCGAAGGCCACACGAACGGCTCGCCGGGGTACGCTACGGCGACCACGGCGGAGAGGACGGCGGCGACCACGACGGCGACGAGGAGCGCTGCGCCGAGCGCGCCCGGGCTCGAGGTGGACGCCCCCCCGACGAGGCCGCCCAGGAACCCACCGAGGTTCGAGACGAACCCCACGGCGGCCCCGACCGCGGCCCCCTGCCACAAACGCGCCTCCCCGCGGAGCTCCTCGGCGAGCGCCACGAAGACGAGCGGGCGTAGGAGCGCACCGACGAAGGCCGCGAGCACGACCGCCGGTCCCACGCTCACGAGCCCCAAACCCTGCGCGAGCACGAGCCCCATGGTGACCGCGGGCGAGACGACGCGGCGGCGCACGAAGAACGCGAGGAGCCCTCCGACCACGAAGCCGACGAGCAACGCCGCGCTGGACACCGTGCGCACCATGCCGATCGACGCCATCGACAGGCCCTCGTCGCGGAGCCTCATGGCCATGGTGGACCGTAGGCCGTAGTACGCGAAGCGCTCGAGGAAGACCCACGACACGAGGAGCACGAGAGGGACGACCCGGCGCATGCGCCGAAGCTACCGCGGGTCGCCCGCACACGCTCCTTTTTGGGCCTCAGAACACGACGCGCACACCTTCGACCACCTTGTCGGTCGGGTGGACGACGACACGCTCGCCGCGCGTGAGGCCCGAGAGCACCTGCGCCATCGTGCCGTTGCGGCGCCCGAGCTTGACCTTGCGCTGGTGCACCTTGCCGCCCTCGACGACGAAGACGCCGAAGTCGTCGCCGATGCGGAAGAGGGCCCCGTCGGGGACGGTAAGCACGTTCGCTTCGTCCCACACGAGGATGCGAGCCTCGACACGGAACCCGTCGCCGAGGCCGCGCCACCTGTCGATGGGCTCGTCGAGATCGACGATGGCGTTCACGCGCGACTCCTCGACGCCGAGGGCCGACATCTTCACGAACGCCGAGGGCTCGATGCGCCGAATGTGGGCGGCGAGGGGGTAGTCGCCACCCCAGCGCTCGATGGTGACACGCGCGCCGGGCTTGATGTGGAGCGCGTCGATCGTGAGCACGTCGATGGCGATCTCGAGGGCGTCGGGATCTCCCACCTCGACGAGGGGCGTCCCCGGACCGACGACGCCTTCGCTCGCCTGGAGCACCTTGAGGATCACGCCGGCCGTGGGCGAGGTGACGTCGAACACGTCGTCGCTCTTCGTGCGTTTGCCTCGATCCGCCGCGGCCCGGGCGCTCGTCAGCTCGTGGACCGCGATGTCGGCGCCGAACTTCGTCGAGGCGAGCTCCTGCTTTCGCGCGCGGACGAGCAGCTCGGCCCGCTCGAGCTCGATGGGCGGGACGGTCTTGGAGGCGACGAGGTCCTTGGCGCGGGCGAGGTCGGCCTCGGCCGAATCGAGCGAGATCTTGGCGCGATCGATCGCCGAGCGCGACTGGAGCACCCCCGCGTTCGCCGAGGCGACCCGCGCGTCCGCGATGGCCGACGAGCGTGGGTCGGCGAGCGGCGTCTCGGCGGGGAGGATCCGAGCCAGCACCGTCTTCGTGGTCACGGGATCTCCCGCGCGGAGCTCGATGCGCGAGAGGCGCCCGCCGAGCGGCGCGCCGACGACGTACCGGTCCTTCACGCGGGTGCGACCGTCCTCGTCGACGGTCACGCGGAGCGGGCCGAGGACCACCTCGGCGCTCTCGACCACGAGGGGCTTCGGCATCCACGCGTACACGAGGAGGGAGGCGAGCGCGAGCACCACCGCGGCGGTCACGGCACGGGACACCCAACGGCTCTTCTTCTTCTTTTCCATGGTCATTCTCGGGTCTTCAGCACCCCGACGAGGTCGAGGGCGTCGAGCTTGCGGCGCACGAAGAGCGCGCTCGCGAGGGCAGAGGCGACGACCACGCTCACGGCGTAGGCGTACGTTCGGAGAGAGATCACGACGGGGAAGCGGACCTGCTCGACGTCGACCGACGACATCATCGCCACGGCGAAGAAGCGGCCCATCGGGAGGCCCATCGGGACGGACAAGAGCACGATGACGAAGAGCTCGCCGAGCAGGATCGAGGACACCTCGGCCCGCGTGAAGCCGAGCACGCGCAGGCTCGCGAGCTCGCGGCTCCGCATCGAGAGCGACACCCG from Myxococcales bacterium carries:
- a CDS encoding HlyD family efflux transporter periplasmic adaptor subunit, whose translation is MEKKKKSRWVSRAVTAAVVLALASLLVYAWMPKPLVVESAEVVLGPLRVTVDEDGRTRVKDRYVVGAPLGGRLSRIELRAGDPVTTKTVLARILPAETPLADPRSSAIADARVASANAGVLQSRSAIDRAKISLDSAEADLARAKDLVASKTVPPIELERAELLVRARKQELASTKFGADIAVHELTSARAAADRGKRTKSDDVFDVTSPTAGVILKVLQASEGVVGPGTPLVEVGDPDALEIAIDVLTIDALHIKPGARVTIERWGGDYPLAAHIRRIEPSAFVKMSALGVEESRVNAIVDLDEPIDRWRGLGDGFRVEARILVWDEANVLTVPDGALFRIGDDFGVFVVEGGKVHQRKVKLGRRNGTMAQVLSGLTRGERVVVHPTDKVVEGVRVVF